A single genomic interval of Ictalurus furcatus strain D&B chromosome 20, Billie_1.0, whole genome shotgun sequence harbors:
- the taf15 gene encoding TATA-binding protein-associated factor 2N isoform X1 produces the protein MASDSGYGQPGAPQSYGSYGGSQGYQHGAPGYGQGNGGSSYGGQSYEGYGQSDSYSQSSQGYSGYGQQQQSYEGYGQPSTDASSGYGDKPYGQQGSYGQQGSYGQQSEAGPGQSGGSYGGPSGGYGRRNEGDSRRYGGGDEGSDRSEGYRGRGRGGYERGGYERGGYDRGGFDRGGRGGGPPSGVGGGDRGGYKNYGGPRDYGQRDDSGEEQDNSDNNTIFVQGLGEDVTTHEVAEFFKQIGIIKLNKKTGKPMINLYTDKATGRLKGEATVSFDDPPSAKAAIDWFDGKEFNGKPIKVSFATRRAEFSQRGGGGGGGGGGGGRGRGGFRGRGSFGGGPSFDVKGGDWLCPNSSCGNMNFARRFECNKCGTPKPGDSFGDRGGRGGFGGDRGGFRGGRGGFRGGDRGGYGGGDRGGYGGGYKMGGRGEHREERRDRPY, from the exons ATGGCTTCTG ATTCAGGCTATGGGCAGCCTGGAGCCCCACAAAG CTATGGATCTTATGGTGGATCCCAGGGCTATCAACATGGTGCGCCG GGTTATGGTCAAGGTAATGGCGGCAGCTCATATGGTGGACAGAGTTACGAAGGTTATGGACAGTCAG ACAGTTACAGTCAGTCATCACAAGGCTACTCTGGCTACGGACAGCAACAGCAGAGCTATGAAGGTTATGGGCAGCCGAGCACCGATGCTTCGTCGGG GTATGGAGACAAGCCTTATGGACAGCAGGGTTCTTATGGACAGCAAGGTTCATATGGGCAGCAGTCTGAAGCAGGACCTGGCCAGTCTGGGGGCTCATACGGTGGTCCGTCAGGAGGTTATGGAAGGCGAAATGAGG GTGATAGCAGGCGatatggtggtggtgatgaaggAAGCGACAGGTCTGAGGGGTACAGGGGAAGAGGGCGTGGAGGTTATGAGCGTGGAGGCTATGAACGTGGGGGTTATGATCGTGGTGGCTTCGACCGAGGTGGAAGAGGAGGTGGCCCGCCCTCCGGTGTGGG TGGTGGTGACCGTGGTGGCTACAAAAATTACGGTG GACCCAGAGATTATGGTCAAAGGGATGATTCAG GTGAAGAACAGGACAACTCTGACAACAACACAATCTTTGTCCAAGGCCTTGGAGAGGATGTCACAACTCATGAAGTTGCTGAATTCTTCAAACAGATTGGAATTATTAAG tTGAATAAAAAGACTGGCAAACCTATGATTAACCTGTACACCGACAAAGCCACCGGTAGACTGAAGGGTGAAGCAACAGTCTCATTTGACGACCCTCCTTCTGCAAAGGCTGCCATTGACTGGTTTGACG GCAAGGAGTTCAATGGAAAGCCCATTAAGGTGTCCTTTGCCACCAGACGGGCAGAGTTCTcccagagaggaggaggaggaggtgggggaggagggggaggagggagaggacGTGGAg GTTTCAGAGGTCGAGGAAGCTTTGGTGGTGGTCCCAGTTTTGATGTTAAAGGAGGAGACTGGCTTTGTCCCAACAG ctCTTGTGGAAACATGAACTTTGCCCGGAGATTTGAATGCAACAAATGTGGTACACCAAAACCCGGAGACAGTTTTGGAG ACCGTGGTGGTAGAGGAGGCTTTGGTGGTGACCGTGGTGGTTTCAGGGGTGGAAGAGGCGGTTTCAGAGGTGGAGACCGCGGTGGTTACGGTGGTGGAGATCGTGGGGGCTATGGTGGTGGATACAAGATGGGAGGAAG AGGGGAGCacagagaggaaagaagagacCGGCCCTACTAA
- the taf15 gene encoding TATA-binding protein-associated factor 2N isoform X2 — MGSLEPHKAMDLMVDPRAINMVRRVMVKVMAAAHMVDRVTKVMDSQTVTVSHHKATLATDSNSRAMKVMGSRAPMLRRGMETSLMDSRVLMDSKVHMGSSLKQDLASLGAHTVVRQEVMEGEMRVIAGDMVVVMKEATGLRGTGEEGVEVMSVEAMNVGVMIVVASTEVEEEVARPPVWGPRDYGQRDDSGEEQDNSDNNTIFVQGLGEDVTTHEVAEFFKQIGIIKLNKKTGKPMINLYTDKATGRLKGEATVSFDDPPSAKAAIDWFDGKEFNGKPIKVSFATRRAEFSQRGGGGGGGGGGGGRGRGGFRGRGSFGGGPSFDVKGGDWLCPNSSCGNMNFARRFECNKCGTPKPGDSFGDRGGRGGFGGDRGGFRGGRGGFRGGDRGGYGGGDRGGYGGGYKMGGRGEHREERRDRPY; from the exons ATGGGCAGCCTGGAGCCCCACAAAG CTATGGATCTTATGGTGGATCCCAGGGCTATCAACATGGTGCGCCG GGTTATGGTCAAGGTAATGGCGGCAGCTCATATGGTGGACAGAGTTACGAAGGTTATGGACAGTCAG ACAGTTACAGTCAGTCATCACAAGGCTACTCTGGCTACGGACAGCAACAGCAGAGCTATGAAGGTTATGGGCAGCCGAGCACCGATGCTTCGTCGGG GTATGGAGACAAGCCTTATGGACAGCAGGGTTCTTATGGACAGCAAGGTTCATATGGGCAGCAGTCTGAAGCAGGACCTGGCCAGTCTGGGGGCTCATACGGTGGTCCGTCAGGAGGTTATGGAAGGCGAAATGAGG GTGATAGCAGGCGatatggtggtggtgatgaaggAAGCGACAGGTCTGAGGGGTACAGGGGAAGAGGGCGTGGAGGTTATGAGCGTGGAGGCTATGAACGTGGGGGTTATGATCGTGGTGGCTTCGACCGAGGTGGAAGAGGAGGTGGCCCGCCCTCCGGTGTGGG GACCCAGAGATTATGGTCAAAGGGATGATTCAG GTGAAGAACAGGACAACTCTGACAACAACACAATCTTTGTCCAAGGCCTTGGAGAGGATGTCACAACTCATGAAGTTGCTGAATTCTTCAAACAGATTGGAATTATTAAG tTGAATAAAAAGACTGGCAAACCTATGATTAACCTGTACACCGACAAAGCCACCGGTAGACTGAAGGGTGAAGCAACAGTCTCATTTGACGACCCTCCTTCTGCAAAGGCTGCCATTGACTGGTTTGACG GCAAGGAGTTCAATGGAAAGCCCATTAAGGTGTCCTTTGCCACCAGACGGGCAGAGTTCTcccagagaggaggaggaggaggtgggggaggagggggaggagggagaggacGTGGAg GTTTCAGAGGTCGAGGAAGCTTTGGTGGTGGTCCCAGTTTTGATGTTAAAGGAGGAGACTGGCTTTGTCCCAACAG ctCTTGTGGAAACATGAACTTTGCCCGGAGATTTGAATGCAACAAATGTGGTACACCAAAACCCGGAGACAGTTTTGGAG ACCGTGGTGGTAGAGGAGGCTTTGGTGGTGACCGTGGTGGTTTCAGGGGTGGAAGAGGCGGTTTCAGAGGTGGAGACCGCGGTGGTTACGGTGGTGGAGATCGTGGGGGCTATGGTGGTGGATACAAGATGGGAGGAAG AGGGGAGCacagagaggaaagaagagacCGGCCCTACTAA
- the taf15 gene encoding TATA-binding protein-associated factor 2N isoform X3, translating into MASDSGYGQPGAPQSYGSYGGSQGYQHGAPGYGQDSYSQSSQGYSGYGQQQQSYEGYGQPSTDASSGYGDKPYGQQGSYGQQGSYGQQSEAGPGQSGGSYGGPSGGYGRRNEGDSRRYGGGDEGSDRSEGYRGRGRGGYERGGYERGGYDRGGFDRGGRGGGPPSGVGGGDRGGYKNYGGPRDYGQRDDSGEEQDNSDNNTIFVQGLGEDVTTHEVAEFFKQIGIIKLNKKTGKPMINLYTDKATGRLKGEATVSFDDPPSAKAAIDWFDGKEFNGKPIKVSFATRRAEFSQRGGGGGGGGGGGGRGRGGFRGRGSFGGGPSFDVKGGDWLCPNSSCGNMNFARRFECNKCGTPKPGDSFGDRGGRGGFGGDRGGFRGGRGGFRGGDRGGYGGGDRGGYGGGYKMGGRGEHREERRDRPY; encoded by the exons ATGGCTTCTG ATTCAGGCTATGGGCAGCCTGGAGCCCCACAAAG CTATGGATCTTATGGTGGATCCCAGGGCTATCAACATGGTGCGCCG GGTTATGGTCAAG ACAGTTACAGTCAGTCATCACAAGGCTACTCTGGCTACGGACAGCAACAGCAGAGCTATGAAGGTTATGGGCAGCCGAGCACCGATGCTTCGTCGGG GTATGGAGACAAGCCTTATGGACAGCAGGGTTCTTATGGACAGCAAGGTTCATATGGGCAGCAGTCTGAAGCAGGACCTGGCCAGTCTGGGGGCTCATACGGTGGTCCGTCAGGAGGTTATGGAAGGCGAAATGAGG GTGATAGCAGGCGatatggtggtggtgatgaaggAAGCGACAGGTCTGAGGGGTACAGGGGAAGAGGGCGTGGAGGTTATGAGCGTGGAGGCTATGAACGTGGGGGTTATGATCGTGGTGGCTTCGACCGAGGTGGAAGAGGAGGTGGCCCGCCCTCCGGTGTGGG TGGTGGTGACCGTGGTGGCTACAAAAATTACGGTG GACCCAGAGATTATGGTCAAAGGGATGATTCAG GTGAAGAACAGGACAACTCTGACAACAACACAATCTTTGTCCAAGGCCTTGGAGAGGATGTCACAACTCATGAAGTTGCTGAATTCTTCAAACAGATTGGAATTATTAAG tTGAATAAAAAGACTGGCAAACCTATGATTAACCTGTACACCGACAAAGCCACCGGTAGACTGAAGGGTGAAGCAACAGTCTCATTTGACGACCCTCCTTCTGCAAAGGCTGCCATTGACTGGTTTGACG GCAAGGAGTTCAATGGAAAGCCCATTAAGGTGTCCTTTGCCACCAGACGGGCAGAGTTCTcccagagaggaggaggaggaggtgggggaggagggggaggagggagaggacGTGGAg GTTTCAGAGGTCGAGGAAGCTTTGGTGGTGGTCCCAGTTTTGATGTTAAAGGAGGAGACTGGCTTTGTCCCAACAG ctCTTGTGGAAACATGAACTTTGCCCGGAGATTTGAATGCAACAAATGTGGTACACCAAAACCCGGAGACAGTTTTGGAG ACCGTGGTGGTAGAGGAGGCTTTGGTGGTGACCGTGGTGGTTTCAGGGGTGGAAGAGGCGGTTTCAGAGGTGGAGACCGCGGTGGTTACGGTGGTGGAGATCGTGGGGGCTATGGTGGTGGATACAAGATGGGAGGAAG AGGGGAGCacagagaggaaagaagagacCGGCCCTACTAA
- the taf15 gene encoding TATA-binding protein-associated factor 2N isoform X4, with translation MGSLEPHKAMDLMVDPRAINMVRRVMVKTVTVSHHKATLATDSNSRAMKVMGSRAPMLRRGMETSLMDSRVLMDSKVHMGSSLKQDLASLGAHTVVRQEVMEGEMRVIAGDMVVVMKEATGLRGTGEEGVEVMSVEAMNVGVMIVVASTEVEEEVARPPVWGPRDYGQRDDSGEEQDNSDNNTIFVQGLGEDVTTHEVAEFFKQIGIIKLNKKTGKPMINLYTDKATGRLKGEATVSFDDPPSAKAAIDWFDGKEFNGKPIKVSFATRRAEFSQRGGGGGGGGGGGGRGRGGFRGRGSFGGGPSFDVKGGDWLCPNSSCGNMNFARRFECNKCGTPKPGDSFGDRGGRGGFGGDRGGFRGGRGGFRGGDRGGYGGGDRGGYGGGYKMGGRGEHREERRDRPY, from the exons ATGGGCAGCCTGGAGCCCCACAAAG CTATGGATCTTATGGTGGATCCCAGGGCTATCAACATGGTGCGCCG GGTTATGGTCAAG ACAGTTACAGTCAGTCATCACAAGGCTACTCTGGCTACGGACAGCAACAGCAGAGCTATGAAGGTTATGGGCAGCCGAGCACCGATGCTTCGTCGGG GTATGGAGACAAGCCTTATGGACAGCAGGGTTCTTATGGACAGCAAGGTTCATATGGGCAGCAGTCTGAAGCAGGACCTGGCCAGTCTGGGGGCTCATACGGTGGTCCGTCAGGAGGTTATGGAAGGCGAAATGAGG GTGATAGCAGGCGatatggtggtggtgatgaaggAAGCGACAGGTCTGAGGGGTACAGGGGAAGAGGGCGTGGAGGTTATGAGCGTGGAGGCTATGAACGTGGGGGTTATGATCGTGGTGGCTTCGACCGAGGTGGAAGAGGAGGTGGCCCGCCCTCCGGTGTGGG GACCCAGAGATTATGGTCAAAGGGATGATTCAG GTGAAGAACAGGACAACTCTGACAACAACACAATCTTTGTCCAAGGCCTTGGAGAGGATGTCACAACTCATGAAGTTGCTGAATTCTTCAAACAGATTGGAATTATTAAG tTGAATAAAAAGACTGGCAAACCTATGATTAACCTGTACACCGACAAAGCCACCGGTAGACTGAAGGGTGAAGCAACAGTCTCATTTGACGACCCTCCTTCTGCAAAGGCTGCCATTGACTGGTTTGACG GCAAGGAGTTCAATGGAAAGCCCATTAAGGTGTCCTTTGCCACCAGACGGGCAGAGTTCTcccagagaggaggaggaggaggtgggggaggagggggaggagggagaggacGTGGAg GTTTCAGAGGTCGAGGAAGCTTTGGTGGTGGTCCCAGTTTTGATGTTAAAGGAGGAGACTGGCTTTGTCCCAACAG ctCTTGTGGAAACATGAACTTTGCCCGGAGATTTGAATGCAACAAATGTGGTACACCAAAACCCGGAGACAGTTTTGGAG ACCGTGGTGGTAGAGGAGGCTTTGGTGGTGACCGTGGTGGTTTCAGGGGTGGAAGAGGCGGTTTCAGAGGTGGAGACCGCGGTGGTTACGGTGGTGGAGATCGTGGGGGCTATGGTGGTGGATACAAGATGGGAGGAAG AGGGGAGCacagagaggaaagaagagacCGGCCCTACTAA